The window ACCGAGGGCAAATGGGTAATGACGGAACAATACCGCCATGGAACCGGTAAAATCGCACTTGAATTCCCCGCCGGGATTATAGACAAAGATGAAACACCCGAACAAGCCGCACTGAGAGAATTGCAGGAAGAATGTGGGTATGGGTTAGACGAGAGACGAGAGACAAGAGACGAGAGGAGTTTAGTCTACCTTGGGGTGTTTCCGGTGAATCCGGACAGGCACCGTGGCGTTTTCCATGTCGTTTTTTTTGACAACGTTGTCAAAAACGGAAGCACGCACTTTGACAGCACTGAAGAAATCGAGACCTCCGAGTTTACGGACGAAGAACTGCAAGAAAAAATGGCGGAGGGCAGTTTCTGCCATCCGCTCCAGATGGCAGGCTATCTAAAATTCAAACTATTAAAACATCGCAATAAAATCTAGATGCAGTTTCTTGTCGCCGTACTTATCCTCGGGATTTTGTAAATCCGCGACACTGTAACCGCTCAGTATTTTCTGAAGCTTCACTTTGCGCGATGGTTCGTCGTAGCTAAAATGGATGCGGAATGTCCGGTAAGCGAGTACACCCGTATGCGAATTTTCGTCTATGGTCAGGCGACGGCGGGAACTGTCAAAAACATCCTTCGAAAAGTTCCCGCGCGCAAGTTGCACACGTGCAAAACTTTCCAAGTCAAACGGGCTGCGATCTGCAATCCAGCGATTCTGCGTCTCAAAGAAATCGGACATTTCGACCGACCACAGGTCACCCACCTGTTCTTCGACCCAACCGGCTTTCGCCTCGGGAAAGGCATCTGCCATCGGTATGTAAGGTTTGATGTCGAGCACCGGCGTCCCGTTCAGAAGGTCCGCCTCGTCCACATAGAGCGTGAGCCCCTCGATTTTAAGCAACCGGACGCAACTAAGCCCAATCGGGTTAGGACGGTAAGGGCTACGGCTGGCAAAAGTCCCTACGCGGTCTCGCCCTTCGGGAGGGACCGGTGGGCGCGTCGTGGGACGCCAGCCACTATTTTCGTGGAACTGGAAAATCACCCACAATCGTTCAAAGCCCTCTAAATCGCGGAGGGCCGTCTCAAAATTCCTACCGCGAGCAAGTTCGATGCGCCCAGGATGCCCCGCAAAAAGGCGACCCTGCCTCG of the uncultured Fibrobacter sp. genome contains:
- the tsaA gene encoding tRNA (N6-threonylcarbamoyladenosine(37)-N6)-methyltransferase TrmO, encoding MVVEPIGFFYGDAVYKYDAPRQGRLFAGHPGRIELARGRNFETALRDLEGFERLWVIFQFHENSGWRPTTRPPVPPEGRDRVGTFASRSPYRPNPIGLSCVRLLKIEGLTLYVDEADLLNGTPVLDIKPYIPMADAFPEAKAGWVEEQVGDLWSVEMSDFFETQNRWIADRSPFDLESFARVQLARGNFSKDVFDSSRRRLTIDENSHTGVLAYRTFRIHFSYDEPSRKVKLQKILSGYSVADLQNPEDKYGDKKLHLDFIAMF
- a CDS encoding NUDIX hydrolase, which produces MKPWKLLNTEYLVDAPWLKVAKEKCELPNGKVIDDFYTLWQPDWVLILARTTEGKWVMTEQYRHGTGKIALEFPAGIIDKDETPEQAALRELQEECGYGLDERRETRDERSLVYLGVFPVNPDRHRGVFHVVFFDNVVKNGSTHFDSTEEIETSEFTDEELQEKMAEGSFCHPLQMAGYLKFKLLKHRNKI